A DNA window from Lates calcarifer isolate ASB-BC8 unplaced genomic scaffold, TLL_Latcal_v3 _unitig_612_quiver_987, whole genome shotgun sequence contains the following coding sequences:
- the LOC108879314 gene encoding LOW QUALITY PROTEIN: ectonucleotide pyrophosphatase/phosphodiesterase family member 7-like (The sequence of the model RefSeq protein was modified relative to this genomic sequence to represent the inferred CDS: deleted 1 base in 1 codon): protein MLLVLLAVLGLTASSPCIAAPLGDNVSDLQPVFTGFTRNKLLLISFDGFRWDYDRDVETPYLDKMAQDGVKAAYVTPAFLTITSPSHFTMLTGRHIENHGVIHNIWFNTTTQEKKQYYMTQFVDSYWDNGSLPIWITAQRQGLKAGSLHFPGTAATYKGETVRVRQVEPRFYDHSNETDWRLNIDKVIGEWFHQQDLDFVSLYFGEPDLAGHSFGPDSPERREMVQQVDRTIGYIRDKIQDHGLTDRLNIIITADHGMSTVLRGGLVEEIILSKIPGFSFRDIQFQLLDYGPVGMLLPKEGVLEKVYQALKGAHPHLHVYKKEEVPARLHYSKHPRLLPIILIADPGYIVNGLLPLNSNKGEHGFDNEVMDMKAFFRAVGPDFQKNLMVDPFDMVDVYPLMCHLLGINPEINDGKLHNTKHMLVPKENTGGNNEIPKKNTQMEVVIGLSAAIGFLVLLFIITTSYNMWKRTKA, encoded by the exons ATGCTGTTGGTGCTCCTTGCTGTCCTTGGCCTAACTGCCAGCTCTCCATGTATTGCTGCCCCACTGGGAGACAACGTTTCTGATTTGCAGCCAGTTTTCACTGGGTTCACCAGAAACAAGCTGCTGCTAATCTCCTTTGATGGCTTCCGCTGGGACTATGACCGAGATGTTGAAACCCCTTACCTGGATAAGATGGCTCAGGATGGCGTGAAGGCTGCCTATGTTACTCCAGCCTTCCTTACCATTACCAGTCCTTCTCATTTCACAATGCTGACag GACGTCACATCGAGAATCATGGAGTAATTCACAACATATGGTTTAACACTACCACTCAAGAGAAGAAGCAGTACTATATGACTCAGTTTGTTGATTCTTACTGGGACAATGGCAGCTTACCCATCTGGataacagcacagagacag GGGCTAAAGGCAGGCTCTCTTCATTTCCCAGGCACAGCAGCCACCTACAAAGGAGAGACTGTGAGGGTGAGGCAAGTGGAACCTCGTTTCTATGAtcattcaaatgaaacagaTTGGAGGCTGAACATTGACAAGGTGATTGGAGAATGGTTCCACCAACAGGACCTGGACTTTGTCTCTTTGTACTTTGGAGAACCAGATTTGGCTGGGCACTCATTTGGACCAGATTCACCAGAACGGCGGGAGATGGTCCAGCAAGTCGATCGAACTATAGGCTACATCCGGGACAAAATCCAAGACCACGGTCTTACTGACCGGCTCAACATTATCATCACTGCTGACCATGGTATGAGTACAGTTCTACGGGGTGGACTAGTTGAGGAGATCATCCTCTCTAAGATCCCTGGCTTCAGCTTCAGGGATATCCAGTTCCAGCTGTTGGATTATGGTCCTGTTGGGATGCTGCTTCCTAAAGAGGGGGTGCTGGAGAAGGTGTACCAGGCTCTGAAAGGAGCCCACCCTCACCTTCATGTGTATAAAAAGGAGGAGGTGCCAGCGAGACTGCACTACAGTAAACACCCTCGACTCCTGCCCATCATTCTCATTGCTGACCCTGGATATATTGTCAATGGG TTGTTACCATTAAATTCCAACAAAGGAGAGCACGGTTTTGATAATGAAGTCATGGACATGAAAGCCTTCTTCAGGGCAGTGGGGCCTGATTTCCAGAAAAACCTGATGGTAGATCCCTTTGACATGGTTGATGTGTACCCACTGATGTGCCATCTACTGGGAATAAACCCTGAGATCAATGATGGGAAGTTGCACAATACCAAACACATGTTGGTCcccaaagaaaacacaggaggaaacaaTGAAA ttcCAAAGAAGAACACTCAAATGGAGGTGGTGATTGGCTTGTCAGCC GCGATTGGGTTTCTTGTACTTCTTTTCATCATTACCACTTCTTACAACATGTGGAAGAGAACCAAAGCATAA